A stretch of the Neisseria sp. DTU_2020_1000833_1_SI_GRL_NUU_006 genome encodes the following:
- a CDS encoding DDE-type integrase/transposase/recombinase, producing the protein MLYARRGRLPKGVKSPQPKADRKGQSQTVQTLRAQHPLKYLLHIANLPKSSFYYHHQDRPDPDAADKALLVETYRRHKGRYGQRRIAAALDWNRKKAARLMKQLELKALIRAKKAYRHPAMGEISENLLKRRFKARKPNEKWLTDVTELKGKDGKLYLSPILDLFNREIVAYAMSRRADSEMVKEMLEKAAPV; encoded by the coding sequence GTGCTATATGCGCGCAGAGGTCGCCTACCTAAAGGAGTTAAAAGCCCTCAGCCAAAAGCGGACCGCAAAGGACAAAGCCAAACCGTCCAAACACTGAGGGCGCAACACCCGCTCAAATACCTGCTGCACATCGCAAACCTGCCCAAAAGCAGCTTTTACTACCACCACCAAGACCGACCCGACCCCGACGCAGCCGACAAAGCCCTCCTTGTCGAAACCTACCGGCGGCATAAAGGACGCTACGGACAAAGGCGCATTGCCGCAGCATTGGATTGGAACCGCAAAAAAGCGGCGCGGTTGATGAAGCAGTTGGAACTGAAAGCCCTCATACGGGCGAAAAAAGCCTACCGCCATCCCGCCATGGGCGAAATATCGGAAAACCTCCTCAAACGCCGGTTCAAAGCCCGAAAGCCCAACGAAAAATGGCTGACCGACGTGACCGAACTCAAAGGGAAGGACGGCAAACTGTACCTCTCGCCAATCTTGGACTTGTTCAACCGCGAGATCGTCGCCTACGCCATGAGCCGCAGAGCCGACAGCGAAATGGTGAAGGAAATGCTCGAAAAAGCCGCCCCCGTCTGA
- a CDS encoding IS3 family transposase codes for MLHCEIGAGEGNVRPRLTDKGTMLHSDQGVLYRTAGYRELLAEHSMVQSMSRKANCWDNAPMESFFAVLKTECFYNAGELTVDELMKQIDDYMDYYNRERCSLKLKKPSPVAYRTRLAQSA; via the coding sequence ATGCTTCATTGCGAAATCGGTGCTGGCGAAGGAAATGTCCGCCCCCGTCTGACTGATAAAGGAACGATGCTTCATTCGGACCAAGGTGTGCTGTACCGTACGGCGGGGTATAGGGAATTGCTTGCGGAGCATTCCATGGTTCAAAGCATGTCGCGTAAGGCGAACTGTTGGGACAATGCGCCGATGGAGAGTTTCTTTGCGGTGTTGAAGACGGAGTGTTTCTATAACGCAGGGGAATTGACGGTGGACGAATTGATGAAACAGATAGATGACTATATGGATTACTACAACCGGGAGCGTTGCAGTTTGAAATTGAAAAAGCCGAGTCCTGTCGCATACAGAACCCGGCTTGCACAGAGCGCCTGA
- a CDS encoding DEAD/DEAH box helicase family protein: MELKFEELPYQLDAVNAVANLFAGQPNHARTFDLTSQGTGRFVGNGLDLDWETLGRNLNAVQKQNGQPETEIGAHGLNFSLEMETGTGKTYVYLRTVYELNRRYGWKKFVIVVPSVPIREGVLKSLEITKVHFDGVFGRPVMRYAEYSSGRLSDLRAFAVNDHIEILVINIQSFEKDGNVINKVNESGEAPIKFIQETCPIVIIDEPQNMETEGRLNALESLNPLFTLRYSATHKNPYHKVYSLNPVQAYNLKLVKQIEVLPVLAENDVNGAFAELLEVKQAAKGRLKADLNIHYQDKKETKKKKVSVKSGDDLFEKSGGNEAYRHGFIIDGMDFDNQELAFSSGKIITRGGDGDAVRDEIMKNQIRETVREHLAKEKRLNPLGIKVLSLFFIDRVENYRAADGTAGKFALWFEEIYRELAGNTDTTGVHGGYFSQDKKGRLKNTDGTTQADNDTYRLIMRDKETLLSFGSPLRFIFSHSALKEGWDNPNVFQICTLNETRSPLKKRQEIGRGLRIAVNQKGRRVRDEDENEKVNILTVVPNESYESFAANLQKEYEDECGIKFAAENIKDGNKKKKQLFRKDFPLDPEFQAIWDKLKYKTRYRVRFDTEELIKQASAAVAGLPKIQKPKIRIQKAHLKQISTKGIETVETKSHSRDMDVQWEIPDILGEIQRKTGLTRRTVYEIITQSGRLKDVAGNPQRFIDLAAEAVNRSLYALMAAGIEYEQTGEVYDQKLLEDMEREGIEFYENDFTFEIRKPQKTICENYIPLDSGTEKAFAQNCEDYDAKNEGGVAFYFKLPGWFKIPTPLGNYNPDWAVVKQVQDKVYFVAETKNTGKGIQAGVDAGKLRENERLKIECGKQHFAALDGLKYRETDSISGLEAGLSPDI; encoded by the coding sequence AACTGAAATTTGAAGAACTGCCCTATCAGCTTGATGCGGTAAATGCCGTTGCGAATCTTTTTGCAGGGCAGCCGAACCATGCCCGGACATTTGATTTGACCAGTCAGGGGACAGGGCGGTTTGTCGGCAACGGCTTGGATTTAGATTGGGAAACGTTAGGCCGGAATCTGAATGCGGTGCAAAAGCAAAACGGACAGCCTGAAACGGAAATTGGAGCGCACGGGCTGAATTTTTCTTTGGAAATGGAAACGGGGACGGGCAAAACCTATGTCTATCTGCGTACGGTTTACGAATTAAACCGCCGCTACGGCTGGAAGAAGTTTGTGATTGTCGTGCCGAGCGTGCCGATACGCGAAGGCGTGTTGAAAAGCCTGGAAATTACGAAGGTGCATTTTGACGGGGTGTTTGGCAGGCCCGTGATGCGTTATGCGGAATATTCAAGCGGCCGGCTGTCGGACTTGCGCGCTTTTGCGGTAAACGACCATATCGAGATTTTGGTGATCAACATCCAGTCGTTTGAAAAAGATGGAAACGTTATCAACAAGGTAAATGAAAGCGGGGAAGCACCGATTAAGTTTATTCAGGAAACGTGTCCCATCGTCATCATCGACGAGCCGCAAAATATGGAAACGGAAGGTCGTCTGAATGCCTTGGAATCGCTCAATCCGCTCTTTACCCTGCGCTATTCGGCAACGCATAAAAACCCTTACCACAAGGTTTACAGTCTGAATCCCGTGCAGGCATACAATTTGAAGCTGGTAAAGCAAATCGAAGTCTTGCCGGTATTGGCGGAAAACGATGTGAACGGCGCATTTGCGGAGCTGCTGGAAGTAAAGCAGGCGGCCAAAGGCCGTCTGAAAGCCGATTTGAACATTCATTATCAGGATAAAAAGGAAACCAAGAAGAAAAAGGTGTCCGTCAAATCGGGAGACGATTTGTTTGAAAAATCGGGCGGCAACGAAGCCTACCGCCACGGTTTCATCATTGACGGCATGGATTTTGATAATCAGGAATTGGCGTTCTCAAGCGGTAAAATCATTACGCGCGGCGGAGATGGCGACGCGGTGCGCGATGAAATCATGAAAAACCAAATCCGCGAAACGGTAAGGGAGCATTTGGCGAAGGAGAAACGGCTGAATCCGCTGGGGATTAAGGTGTTGTCGCTATTCTTCATCGACCGCGTGGAGAACTACCGTGCGGCAGACGGAACAGCAGGCAAGTTTGCCCTTTGGTTTGAAGAAATCTATCGGGAGCTTGCAGGCAATACCGATACGACAGGCGTACACGGCGGCTATTTCTCGCAAGACAAGAAAGGTCGTCTGAAAAACACCGACGGCACAACGCAGGCGGACAACGATACCTACCGCCTCATTATGCGCGACAAGGAAACCCTGCTTTCCTTCGGCAGCCCGCTGCGCTTTATCTTTTCCCATTCCGCGCTGAAAGAAGGCTGGGACAACCCCAATGTATTCCAAATCTGCACGCTCAACGAAACCCGCTCGCCGCTGAAAAAACGCCAAGAAATCGGGCGCGGGCTGCGTATAGCCGTTAATCAGAAAGGTCGTCGCGTGCGCGATGAAGATGAAAATGAAAAGGTGAACATACTGACCGTGGTGCCGAACGAAAGCTACGAATCGTTTGCCGCCAACCTGCAAAAGGAATACGAAGACGAATGCGGTATTAAATTTGCCGCCGAAAACATCAAGGACGGCAATAAGAAGAAAAAACAGCTATTCCGCAAAGATTTTCCGCTCGACCCCGAATTTCAGGCAATTTGGGACAAGTTGAAATACAAAACGCGCTACCGCGTGCGCTTCGATACGGAAGAATTGATTAAACAGGCTTCGGCGGCAGTAGCAGGCCTGCCCAAAATCCAGAAGCCGAAAATCCGCATCCAAAAAGCACATTTGAAACAAATATCAACCAAGGGTATCGAAACGGTTGAAACTAAAAGCCACAGCCGCGACATGGACGTTCAATGGGAAATCCCGGATATACTCGGCGAAATCCAAAGAAAAACGGGGCTGACGCGGCGCACGGTGTATGAAATCATCACACAGTCGGGTCGTCTGAAAGATGTGGCAGGCAACCCGCAACGCTTCATCGACCTTGCCGCCGAAGCGGTAAACCGCAGCCTGTACGCACTGATGGCGGCAGGAATCGAGTATGAACAAACCGGCGAAGTGTACGACCAAAAGCTGTTGGAAGACATGGAGCGCGAAGGCATCGAGTTTTATGAAAACGACTTTACATTCGAAATCAGAAAACCGCAAAAAACCATTTGCGAAAACTACATCCCCTTGGATTCCGGCACGGAAAAAGCCTTTGCCCAAAATTGCGAGGATTATGATGCGAAAAATGAAGGCGGCGTGGCGTTTTACTTCAAACTGCCCGGCTGGTTCAAAATCCCGACCCCGCTGGGCAACTACAATCCCGATTGGGCGGTGGTAAAACAGGTTCAGGACAAAGTGTATTTCGTTGCGGAAACCAAAAATACCGGCAAAGGCATTCAGGCGGGGGTAGATGCGGGCAAGCTGCGCGAAAACGAACGGCTGAAAATCGAATGCGGCAAGCAGCATTTTGCGGCATTGGACGGATTGAAATATCGGGAGACGGATTCGATAAGCGGTTTGGAGGCAGGCCTTTCGCCGGATATTTAA